Within the Anguilla rostrata isolate EN2019 chromosome 6, ASM1855537v3, whole genome shotgun sequence genome, the region tgtgtaagtatgcaGCAATAGTACATTTGACATGCATCCAACCAGATTAGCGCTggtcatgtttttaatttagctGGAAGCCCATGGAAAGCTTAGTCTTTGGAAGCATCAGTGAgatcattaaataaatcaacGTGTGCAGCCCACCTGTGGAAGAGTTAGTTTACCTCTTAGatttttgaacatattttttttgcttttctgtgtttttgttctttcctctttctccaGAGAAGAGTTTCATTCAGAGTGGTGGCAgggtttttacatttgtatggTGCATATTTCAGCGGAGGGAGATGTGTGCGCGATTGATTGTGAAGGGGCGGTTCTTCCTTTCTCACAGGTGCAGAGACGGCTGGCAGGGTGTCTTCTGCGATGAATGCATGGTGTACCCCAAATGCAAGCATGCCACTTGCCAGCGGCCTTGGCAGTGCACCTGCAAGGAGGGCTGGGGCGGGCTCCTCTGTGACCAAGGTAAGACCCGCCCCCTTTTGTCTTACCGAGGTGTTGGCTGTAGgcagcaatgtgtgtgtgtgtgtgtgtctgttgctgTAGAAACTGGGGCTGCTCGGGGGTGGTCTGCAGGCATCTGCTATAGCTTGACTTGTATATGTGCTCCAGTCTGAATAAACCAATTGAGTGATCTCTCCTAGTCCTGTGGGGTTTAGAGGTTTAAAGAGCTGGAACAGCTGCTGGATTGCACCTCTGCGGCATCGTGGAAGACAGTATCTATGCTGCCCTGTGATTTATGATCCTGACATCATGTTGAGGAAATGTAACACAGCggcaaatgtttaaaaacttgTCTGCCAAGCGGACAGAAGAGGCATCTGGTTCTTAGTTGCGGTGATTTAGCGAGGGGGTAAAGGGTGAAGATAGCTGTTTGCACGCGAACGCATTCTCTGACGTTTCGAAGCTCTCGCCCCCAGATTTGAACTACTGTACGCACCACAAGCCCTGCATGAACGGCGCCACCTGCATGAACACTGGACAGGGCAGCTACACCTGCTCCTGCCGGCCCGGCTTCACCGGGGTGGACTGCCAGCTGAGGATGAAGGAGTGCGACAGCAACCCCTGCAGTAACGGAGGAAGGTGCACGGtgagcccctcccacctcccctcaAGCCCCACCCGCTGAGCTTCCCTGACTGTGACAGTGTACCATTTcctatttttttgtatttcggTCCCCTGTGCTGGCCTTTTCTCCAACATGGAGGAAGGTGACAgtgtgacctttcacctttgaCGAGGTTGCTGGCATGCTGCATGCAGGCCTCTCACAGTTGTAGACAGGGTCAGAGTGCATGCCTGCTGGAGATGGGATATCACACAGTTCATACCAGAACTGGACtacaaaacagtatttttaaGGCTTAAATCTAAGTTTACAATTCAGCAAGCTCAGAGGCAGTAAAAAACTGCATTTGAGTGCTCAGATGGTCACACTAGACTGATCAAGAGGACAGCTAGCCAGATGTGTGAGGGACATTTTAGTTGTCTGATGtgttaaaacataatttttaaatgatatgaaaatgtacaataacTTGTATGACCAACAGCATTGGCTTCAAGCATTTATCTGGCTTCAGTTATGATTTTTGGAATAATGTACACAGTGATTGCTGAGTACCATGCTCTGCTAAAGCCTTGGTTTTTAATGCAGTGATGCGCCCTACCATTCGTCTGCTATCAAATCCTCATTGTACCAGTGCCAACTGCAGCCCTGTGAGATGGTGCATAACCGACTGTACCGATTTCCTGTTCTGAAGCCTGTTCATTGTGCACGCAGGACCTGGAAGGAGGGTACCAGTGCACGTGCCCGCAGGGGTTCGAAGGGCTGCACTGCGAGCACAGCCTGCTAATCTGCGCCGACTCGCCCTGCTTCCACAACGGGCGGTGCCGGGAGCGAGACGAGGGGCGGAGCTACGCCTGCGAGTGCCCGCGCGGATTCACCGGGCTCAACTGCGAGAAGAAGGTCGACAAGTGCACGTCCCTCCCGTGTGCCAATGGTGTGTGCATATCGACTCCCCAACACCAACAGCTATTATATACAACCTCATATTCAGCATAACAACTCCCCAACACCAACAGCTATTCTATACACCCTCATATTTAGCATAACAACTCCCCAACACCAACAGCTATTATATACACCATATTACATCATCTCCAAACAACAGCTATTATATACACCCTCATATTAGCATACAACTCCCAACACCAACAGCTATTATATACAACCTCATATTCAGCATAACAACTCCCCAACACCAACAGCTATTCTATACACCCTCATATTTAGCATAACAACTCCCCAACACCAACAGCTATTATATACTACCTCATATTTAGCATATCATCTCCCCAACACCAACAGCTATTATATACACCCTCATATTTAGCATAACAACTCCCCAACACCAACAGCTATTATATACACCCTCATATTTAGCATAACAACTCCCCAACACCAACAGCTATTATATACAACCTCATATTTAGCATAACAACTCCCCAACACCAACTGCTAGTATATACAACCTCATATTTAGCATAACAACTCTCCAACACCAACAGCTATCATATACAACCTCAAATTTAGCATAGGAATCTCTATCTATAAATGTGATGTGCAGGTGCGTGtaatgtggtgtggtgtgtatgatatataaatgtagtgtgctggtgtgtgtaatgtggcGTGTATGATATAtaagaatgtgtgtatgtaatgtggatgtgttgtgatgtaatgtggtggtgtgtgtagtggtgttatgatatataaatgtagtgtgctggtgtgtgtaatgtgtggtgtgtatgatATATAAATGTGGTATGCTGGTGTGatgcagtgtggtgtgtatgaTATATAAAtgtggtgtgcaggtgtgcgtaATGTGTAATGCGGTTTGGTGTGTGTTATATAAAtgtggtgtgcaggtgtgtgtaatgcggtttggtgtgtgttatataaatgtggtgtgcaggtgtgtgtaatgtgtaatgcagtgtggtgtgtatgaTATGTAAATGTGGTGTGTAGGTCTGTGATGCAGTGTGATGTATATGATATATAaatggtgtgcaggtgtgtgtaatgtggtTTGGTGTGCATGATATATAAATGTGGTGTTCAGGTGTGCGTAATGCGGTTTGGTGTGTATGATATATAAATGTGGGTGCAGTGTGCAATGTGTAATGCGTTGGTGGTTATAAATGTGGTGCCGTGATTAATTGTACATATGTATGATAAATGTGCCAGGTGTGTAAGTGGTTGGGTGTATGTATTGAATTGGTGTCAGGTGTGTGATACCCATGTGCTCTGTGCAGGTGGACTCTGTGTGGTGCACAGCGGGGTGCCGGTGTGCAGCTGTCGCGCAGGCTTCACGGGCCGGCGCTGCGAGATCAACATTAACGAGTGCGCCCGCGGCCCCTGCGCCAACGGGGGGACGTGCGAGGACGGCATCAACGACTACCGCTGCGTCTGCCCGGCGGGGTTTGTCGGCCGCGACTGCGCCACGCCCACCGACCCCTGCGCCCACCGGCCGTGCCTCGGCGGGGGCACCTGCGTCGCCGGGGGCGACGGGCAGCCCGCCTCCTGCGCCTGCCCCGCCGGCCTCACCGGCCCCCGCTGCGAGCACTTCACCGCCACGCTCCCCCTCACGCCCAACCTCGAGCCCCGCGACCCCTTCCAGTGGGCGGCCGTGGCCCTGGGCGTGGGCTTGGTGGCCCTCCTCCTGCTGATCGCCATGGTGATGGTCGCCCTGCGCTGTGGGCCGAGGGCGGGGGCGACGGGCCATCAGGACTCGGAGACCATGAACAACCTCTCCAAAACCCAGAAGGACAACCTGATACCCACAGAACAGCTCAAAAACACCAACAAGAAAGTAGACCTGGATGTGGACTGTACCCTGGACAAGACCAGCTATAAACACAACTACTACCACTTGGACCACAATTCCACCAATGACTTTAAGGTCCAACTGTTGCAGGATGATAAAAGTCATAATTATGAGAGGACTTTAGAAGAGAAAGTGCCATTAAGTAGAATGTGCAGGTAAGCTACCAGATGttccacaatgcatttctcagagTCATGAATATTCACGTGGGCTGGAAAATAGCAGCAAACACGTGATGTTGTCTCAGTgtgctagcaacagtaacatgGCAGAAAACCTGTGTGGCAGTCGCGCATTGGCTGGGAGGATTCTTTGCGGGACtatgtatttttgttatgttatttcctgtgaggaagaggaagaatgGCTCATTAATATTGTCTGTCCGAGgcttggcctgtgtgtgttcgACCTGGTCGAACCCTGAAGCACATTATTAGAATGAGAGCTTGCCAAACTCCACAAACATCCCTGTTACATGCCAATTTTCATGTTCCCTTGGAGACCTCCGTGGACACATTCAATTTTTGAGAAatgttgccttttttgttttaaatatattgacATTTAAAGAAGATTATTTCCCCAGTTGGGCCTGTTTTGAACTTTGAAACCACATGCCAGTTCTTAACCTTACCATAAGTTCTTACCGTATCATGCTGTCCTTTCATTATCAGCCAGTGTTCTTAAGTACTGCTGTTAACAGCAAGGTCATGTACATTTCGTAATCTGTAATTTATGTTTGCAGAGAAAAACCGGAGTGCAGAATATCAACGATATGTTCCCCATGGGACTCCGAGTACCAGTCTGTGTTTGTAATAGCAGAGGAAAGGAATGAGTGTGTTGTAGCAACTGaggtaaatatgattttttatcCTTTCACACTTCTTGTTTTGCCTGAAAATCAGCATGCAATACAGAATGCTGTGTGATAATCTTGAGTTAATGTTAGCAGTGCTTATCCCTGCTGGTAGTTAACATTTGTAGTAAACTGGAAGAGATGCCAAGCACAAATGGTTTGAATAGACCTTTTTAACAGCTAAAATAAGGTCTGATATAGTCACTCTCAAAACTGATGTTGATAACAGGGGGAACGAAAGCAATACGTGAAATACAATTCCCCATGCATAATTGCATTTCCTGAGTATATATACATTGAACATGTTATGGCCTCAGTCTGTCTCAAGAGATGCCCTGTATTTTTACTTCATAATAAATGAAAGGAATTTTGAGAAGATGCTGCCAAGCTAAACACGAGGACGACAGTGTGCCAGTAGAGATAAATAGCGTAGCCCGTACTGGGACGGCCTATTTGATTTATCCTCCTGGGATAGTTTCAGTTCCCCTTTTCTCACCACTTATCAGGAACCTGAACCTCCCCCTTCTTCCTTTCCAGGTATAAACGGTGGAAGGGTTCCAGCAAGCAATCCCGCTAGGAAACTAAAAACACCATCAGGACGGAATATCCTCTGGACTGTTTACaaatacgaaaaaaaaaaaaaaccccaggctgGGAGTTATTTAAACGTTATTGTGTATCGCTGCTCTTATAAAACATGGGAACTGGAGAGAGCAAGCACGTGGTCTTTGAACTTTGCATTTGACACGAGTCAGTTTGCGTGCTGTGGGGACAGATATACGGGTCCTCCATGTTTCCAGCCTTCAATAGGTTATCGATAGGTCCGCACAAGCAGCACGGTcctggacattttttttgtagcagtgtgaagatgaagaggaggaagagtttCCCTCCTGAAGACGTTACACATTGCAGTGATAATCAGAAGCAAACCAGACAATAATCCAGTTGGAGGAAACACTAGCTATTCTCTGTCTCCTCCACCCTGTCCAAACACTATGCAAgggaaagaaacatttttttgtcattcaaaagtaaaagaaaagaaagctaCTGGAAACGGTTCAGTGTCTACACCTTCCAAGACTTGCATTGAGTGCATAaaactttgctttgttttaattttccatGATATTTATGAAGATTGTATACCGTCCAAATAACAGAGCCTTAAAAGAAGTTTCACTTTAAGTTTGAACTTTATTTGTACCCCAGTGTTCGCTGATTAATTGCACAATACAACAGAAGGGGTGAGGGGGTCAGAGAAAACCACAGAACCACAAAAGACAACACCGTGTCATTGGAATCCATGATGTACAACTATTGACTTCTATTTATGCAACATGGTTCATAAACACAAACCAAACACTTTTAAAAGAAGATAAAGTGACTATCATACCAAGACTGCCTATAATTAGTACTGAAATTACAGagccaataaaaatatttttaaaatgtgtatttctgatgTTAAGTTAAACATTATGAAGCACTGATATTTCTATGTTTTATATGATTATTTTGTACATATTGTGTATTTATAAGGAAAAACATGTTGTGTAATTGTTATGCcttcaaactgtttttaaatctgaagccagaaaaaaactattgaagctgtttttattgtgttctgcttttttaattagatttttttatatatctgGTACTTGTTTGTTAAATGTGGATTATGAGAGAGTGACAACACATCTGGGCAATCTGGGCATCTTTAAACAATCCCTAGTTTTCAGTTAACAGTAGGGACCTGCTACATACAAAACTGACCACAAAATATTCACACCTTCGTATGTAGAACCTCAGATATGAACTCTTTTGGAATATGGATTAGTCTTTCAGAATAACATAATTTTTTCTGTCCAACAGAAATGCTCATAACTTTGAATTTTCTGAACATTCGTTTCAATCATTTGTTGCGATGGCTACCCGTATTTCTCTAGGCTTATTTGTAGTAAGGTCTCATTTGTAGCTGTACATAATTGTATATGATAAAAACTAATAATCAAGCCAATACAAAAGGCGATCACATTAGAACTTGTTTTCTATTGCTTTCCGATTTTCCAAGTGGCAGCACAATAACAGATCTATAGCTGAAAACTGATAGAAAGAGCATCATGTCTGGTGTCAAAAAAAGACTATCCAATGTATGTAAGTTAAAGGTAAATTGAATACACACATAGATACATGGGACAAACTGCAAGTTCAAAGCAAACTAAGGACGGTTCTTGCCATGTCGTAGAAGACACAGTATCAGTGAGGGAACATTGAAAGGGGAGCAGCAGTCTACCATCAAACATGCAGTCTCTGACCATGGTGCCCAGCTTATGCTACTTATAGCTGGCCAACCACTCCCCAATGGCTCACTGTATCCAGTCTTTTGACCTTCCATTGTGAGGAATTAAAACAATGATGTGATTTGCTTTGCCATTCTGAATTAACATGCATTAAGTAAATAAGTGCATCTAATACGTCATGCTCAGGCTATTGTTACCACACTTCTCAGCCCCCAAACTTATAGACTAGATTACAAATACAGTAAGCAATGTTACAAGCATAATGAGAATTCAATGCCTTGTTCTGCGAACATCCTGCATTAATGTGTCTGTATAAACAACCCAATTTGCTGTAGGAT harbors:
- the LOC135257152 gene encoding delta-like protein 4, with translation MAFWFIFSVTLSITVLTQVFGSGVFELDLKEFKNSKGLLANGNACKPDCKTFFRVCLKNYQAVVSPGNCIFGTAITPVLGSNSFSATEGGTFSTPIRLPLNFAWPGSFSLIIEAWYSPFADKPVDTNNPELLISFFPIQRKLEVGDEWSRDVQTGNQTELRYSYRFICNENYYGASCSKICVPRDDRFGHYICNPEGQISCLPGWKGGYCDEPICLEGCSQKNGNCTKPGECVCRDGWQGVFCDECMVYPKCKHATCQRPWQCTCKEGWGGLLCDQDLNYCTHHKPCMNGATCMNTGQGSYTCSCRPGFTGVDCQLRMKECDSNPCSNGGRCTDLEGGYQCTCPQGFEGLHCEHSLLICADSPCFHNGRCRERDEGRSYACECPRGFTGLNCEKKVDKCTSLPCANGGLCVVHSGVPVCSCRAGFTGRRCEININECARGPCANGGTCEDGINDYRCVCPAGFVGRDCATPTDPCAHRPCLGGGTCVAGGDGQPASCACPAGLTGPRCEHFTATLPLTPNLEPRDPFQWAAVALGVGLVALLLLIAMVMVALRCGPRAGATGHQDSETMNNLSKTQKDNLIPTEQLKNTNKKVDLDVDCTLDKTSYKHNYYHLDHNSTNDFKVQLLQDDKSHNYERTLEEKVPLSRMCREKPECRISTICSPWDSEYQSVFVIAEERNECVVATEV